Proteins from a genomic interval of Cucumis melo cultivar AY chromosome 7, USDA_Cmelo_AY_1.0, whole genome shotgun sequence:
- the LOC103487629 gene encoding protein MODIFYING WALL LIGNIN-2, whose protein sequence is MEKPSSSSFVISFSIVAILTLASFASCLAAEFNRTKKEDLKLNGKFCFLPESEAFKLGIGGLVCLIMAQIIGSTLIYHSYWPKEHRKSCSVKKPLLSIALLISWVSFVIAVIMMSGATSMSRRQEYARGWVEGECYLVKDGIFVGAALLVLINGGSTIGSAAIGRRRRNHVVKAPNQIHAQIG, encoded by the exons ATGGAAAAGCCCTCTTCTTCTAGCTTTGTAATAAGCTTTTCCATTGTTGCCATCCTCACACTCGCCTCTTTCGCATCATGTTTGGCGGCTGAATTCAACAGAACAAAA AAAGAGGACCTGAAATTGAATGGCAAGTTCTGCTTTCTGCCTGAAAGTGAAGCATTCAAATTGGGAATTGGAGGTTTGGTTTGTTTGATAATGGCTCAGATCATCGGAAGTACCTTAATCTACCATAGCTATTGGCCTAAAGAGCATAGAAAAAGTTGCAGTGTCAAAAAACCTCTGCTTTCCATTGCCCTACTCATCTCTTG GGTTAGTTTCGTAATTGCGGTGATAATGATGAGTGGAGCAACCAGCATGAGCAGGAGACAAGAGTATGCGAGGGGATGGGTGGAAGGAGAATGCTATTTGGTCAAAGACGGAATCTTTGTCGGCGCCGCCCTTTTGGTTCTCATTAACGGAGGCTCCACCATCGGCTCCGCGGCCATtgggaggaggaggaggaaccATGTTGTTAAAGCACCCAATCAAATACACGCTCAAATTGgctaa